In the Leptospira sp. WS4.C2 genome, one interval contains:
- a CDS encoding DUF3995 domain-containing protein — MELFYTLALTVIFLLLAILHFLWSLNILWGFESALPRNKDGSFLFYPKRIESFLVGLALTLLAGFYFSFTGFVPLLFDSKVYSIGCWFTIVIFGIRAIGDFNYVGFTKRIKNKEFAYWDTILFSPLCLLISLLAYLVQSGI; from the coding sequence ATGGAACTTTTTTACACATTGGCCTTGACTGTTATTTTTCTCCTTCTCGCCATTTTGCATTTTCTTTGGTCCCTCAACATTCTTTGGGGATTTGAATCCGCACTCCCACGAAATAAAGATGGAAGTTTTCTATTTTATCCCAAGAGAATTGAAAGTTTTCTAGTTGGATTAGCTCTCACCCTTCTCGCAGGTTTTTACTTTTCGTTCACAGGATTTGTACCTTTGTTATTTGATTCCAAGGTTTATAGTATTGGATGTTGGTTTACTATTGTTATCTTTGGGATTCGTGCCATTGGTGATTTTAACTATGTCGGTTTTACCAAACGGATCAAAAACAAGGAGTTTGCTTATTGGGATACAATTCTTTTTTCTCCCCTTTGCCTTTTGATCTCTCTATTGGCTTATTTGGTACAGAGCGGAATATAA
- a CDS encoding ribonucleotide-diphosphate reductase subunit beta translates to MDYQSEVLLRENKDRFVILPIKYPNIWEMYKKQQASFWTAEEIDLSSDLDDWNSLTDKERFFLSNILAFFAASDGIVNENLAVNFMREVQLPEVRCFYGFQIMMENIHSETYSLLIDTYIKDPKEKNRLFHSIETIPAVQKKSEWALRWIGEGNFAERLLAFAAVEGIFFSGSFCAIFWMKKRGLLPGLSFSNELISRDEALHCEFACILFKMIQNKPSAERVYEIFTDAVNIEKEFITESLSVDLIGMNAKLMQQYIEFVADRWLIELGFEKLYYSSNPFDFMEMISLQGKTNFFEKRVGDYQKAGILNSEQSFTFSLSEDF, encoded by the coding sequence ATGGATTATCAATCAGAAGTATTACTCAGAGAAAACAAGGATCGTTTTGTGATCCTTCCCATAAAGTATCCTAACATCTGGGAAATGTATAAGAAACAACAAGCATCCTTTTGGACTGCAGAAGAAATTGATTTAAGTAGTGATTTGGATGATTGGAATTCACTCACAGACAAAGAACGATTTTTTTTAAGTAATATTTTAGCGTTTTTTGCTGCCAGTGATGGGATTGTGAATGAAAACTTGGCAGTCAATTTCATGAGAGAAGTGCAGCTTCCTGAAGTTAGGTGCTTTTATGGATTCCAAATTATGATGGAAAACATACACTCAGAAACTTATTCTCTTTTGATTGATACCTACATCAAAGATCCAAAGGAAAAAAACAGATTATTTCATTCCATAGAAACAATTCCCGCAGTTCAAAAAAAATCCGAATGGGCATTACGTTGGATCGGTGAAGGAAATTTTGCAGAACGTCTACTTGCATTTGCGGCTGTGGAAGGGATTTTTTTTAGCGGAAGTTTTTGTGCCATATTTTGGATGAAAAAAAGGGGCCTTCTTCCTGGTCTTAGTTTTTCCAATGAACTCATCAGTCGTGATGAAGCCTTACATTGTGAATTTGCTTGTATCCTCTTTAAAATGATCCAAAACAAACCAAGTGCCGAACGTGTGTATGAAATTTTCACTGATGCTGTAAATATCGAGAAAGAATTTATCACCGAATCTTTGTCAGTGGATCTTATCGGTATGAATGCAAAACTGATGCAACAATACATTGAATTTGTCGCTGACCGTTGGCTCATCGAACTAGGTTTTGAGAAACTCTATTATTCCTCCAATCCATTTGATTTTATGGAAATGATTTCTTTACAAGGAAAAACAAACTTCTTTGAGAAACGGGTGGGTGACTACCAGAAGGCTGGTATTCTCAATTCGGAACAAAGTTTTACTTTTTCCTTAAGTGAAGATTTTTAA
- a CDS encoding ribonucleoside-diphosphate reductase subunit alpha encodes MFILKRNGKQESVKFDKVTARIEKLSYGLSRLVSPIDVAKKVIEGIYDGVSTSELDNLASEIAASLTTKHPDYALLASRIAVSNLHKNTTKSFSETMERLYSYNDPKTGKWMPLIADDVWAVVQKNSELLDSSIIYDRDFGFDYFGFRTLEKSYLLKLDGKIVERPQHMYMRVAIGIHKDRIDEVIKTYNLMSERWFTHATPTLFNAGTPKPQMSSCFLLTMKDDSIDGIYDTLKQTAKISQSAGGIGLSIHNIRATGSYIGGTNGTSNGIIPMLRVFNDTARYVDQGGGKRKGAFAIYLEPWHADIFPFLELKKNHGKEEMRARDLFYALWISDLFMKRVEEGSDWSLFCPHEAPGLSDVYGDDFVKLYEKYEREGLARTKVKAQDLWFAIVESQIETGTPYLLYKDAANNKSNQKNLGTIKSSNLCTEILEFTSPDEVAVCNLASVALPKFVSNGKFLFDTLYEIVYQMTLNLNRIIDENYYPVPEAQNSNLKHRPIGIGVQGLADVFILLRMPYESAAAKQLNIEIFETIYFAAMTASKDIAKQEGPYPSFVGSPLSKGFFQFDLWNVKPTGRWDFESLRKEVIQYGARNSLLVAPMPTASTSQILGNNECFEPYTSNIYSRRVLSGEFIIVNKHLLHDLIELGLWNSEMKNQIIAAGGSIQSIASIPDSIKEIYKTVWEMKQRSLIDMARDRGAFICQSQSLNLFVENPTVSKLSSMHFYAWKQGLKTGMYYLRTKAATQAIQFTVEKSQDKITKDKESALLEPANQPKPESEFVGESCSMEDGCLVCGS; translated from the coding sequence ATGTTTATACTCAAAAGAAACGGAAAACAAGAATCGGTTAAGTTTGATAAAGTCACCGCTAGGATAGAAAAATTATCCTATGGACTCAGTCGTTTGGTAAGTCCTATCGATGTTGCAAAAAAAGTAATTGAAGGCATTTACGATGGGGTCAGCACATCTGAATTAGATAATTTAGCTTCAGAAATTGCAGCCTCACTAACCACCAAACACCCAGACTACGCACTCCTTGCCAGCAGAATTGCAGTGAGTAATCTCCATAAAAATACTACAAAATCTTTTTCAGAAACGATGGAACGTTTGTATTCTTATAACGACCCAAAAACAGGGAAATGGATGCCTCTCATTGCAGATGATGTTTGGGCAGTGGTTCAAAAAAATTCTGAATTATTGGATAGTTCGATTATTTACGACAGAGATTTTGGGTTTGATTATTTTGGATTTAGAACTTTAGAAAAATCCTATTTATTGAAACTAGATGGGAAAATCGTAGAACGCCCGCAACACATGTACATGCGTGTGGCAATCGGAATCCACAAAGATCGAATCGATGAAGTCATCAAAACATACAATTTAATGAGCGAACGTTGGTTTACTCATGCAACTCCCACACTCTTTAATGCAGGCACTCCGAAACCTCAAATGAGCAGTTGTTTTCTCTTAACCATGAAAGACGACAGCATTGACGGAATTTACGACACATTAAAACAAACGGCAAAAATTTCACAGAGTGCTGGTGGAATCGGGCTTTCTATTCATAATATTCGGGCCACAGGTTCTTATATTGGTGGAACCAATGGAACCAGTAATGGAATTATCCCCATGTTACGAGTGTTCAATGATACAGCACGTTATGTGGACCAAGGTGGTGGAAAACGGAAAGGTGCCTTTGCCATTTATTTAGAACCATGGCATGCCGATATATTTCCTTTTTTAGAACTAAAGAAAAATCATGGCAAAGAAGAAATGCGAGCTCGTGATTTATTCTACGCACTTTGGATTTCCGACTTATTTATGAAACGAGTGGAAGAGGGTAGTGATTGGAGTTTGTTTTGTCCCCATGAAGCTCCTGGTCTCTCTGATGTGTATGGTGATGATTTTGTCAAACTGTATGAAAAGTATGAAAGAGAAGGTCTTGCTCGTACCAAAGTTAAAGCCCAAGACCTTTGGTTTGCCATTGTAGAATCGCAGATAGAAACGGGAACGCCGTATTTATTGTACAAAGATGCGGCCAATAACAAAAGTAATCAGAAAAATTTAGGAACCATCAAAAGTAGTAACCTTTGTACTGAAATTTTAGAATTTACTAGTCCCGATGAAGTGGCTGTCTGTAATTTGGCCTCAGTCGCCTTGCCAAAGTTTGTTTCTAATGGAAAATTTTTATTTGATACATTGTATGAGATTGTTTACCAGATGACTCTCAATCTAAATCGTATCATTGATGAAAATTATTATCCAGTTCCTGAAGCACAAAATTCTAATTTAAAACACAGGCCTATTGGCATAGGTGTGCAAGGTCTAGCCGATGTTTTTATTCTACTACGAATGCCTTACGAAAGTGCTGCTGCAAAACAACTCAACATCGAAATTTTTGAAACCATCTATTTTGCCGCAATGACCGCCAGTAAAGACATCGCAAAACAAGAAGGCCCCTATCCTAGTTTTGTCGGATCTCCTCTATCGAAGGGATTTTTCCAATTTGATTTATGGAATGTAAAACCTACAGGACGTTGGGATTTTGAAAGCCTTCGTAAAGAAGTGATCCAATACGGTGCAAGAAATTCTCTTCTTGTGGCTCCTATGCCGACAGCTTCCACTTCACAAATTTTGGGAAACAACGAATGTTTTGAACCTTATACTTCCAATATATATTCAAGACGAGTCCTGAGTGGAGAGTTTATCATAGTCAATAAACATTTGTTACATGACTTAATTGAACTCGGACTCTGGAATTCCGAAATGAAAAATCAAATCATCGCAGCGGGTGGTAGTATCCAATCCATTGCGTCTATTCCTGATTCAATCAAAGAAATATACAAAACAGTATGGGAAATGAAACAAAGATCACTCATCGATATGGCCCGTGATCGTGGTGCCTTTATTTGCCAATCTCAGTCTTTAAACTTATTTGTGGAAAATCCAACCGTTTCCAAATTATCCTCTATGCATTTTTATGCATGGAAACAAGGTTTAAAAACGGGTATGTATTATTTGCGAACCAAAGCTGCGACTCAAGCCATTCAATTCACCGTGGAAAAATCCCAGGACAAAATTACAAAAGATAAGGAGTCGGCTTTGTTAGAACCAGCTAACCAACCAAAGCCGGAATCTGAATTTGTCGGAGAATCCTGTTCCATGGAAGACGGATGTTTGGTTTGTGGAAGTTGA
- a CDS encoding IS110 family transposase has protein sequence METIYIGIDWSRDFVDLAIINGDGNLLLGDKILITKDGFKKLDSIIDRFQNQFRIVAGIESCEHILAGYLRKKQIPLHEVNPRKLHRFKEIYSLTGQKDDRYDAKMIAIYVLKNINTSQNKKIRNEESSRLMKLNSNLDILKKDRARLVNRLKNNLQSYFPYFSRCFRDITKPVLSALKIIQSPEKLETLTLEDFLKETNDIQWSDKRKTSLFEKLCKESPDYISPIQNECIQYTESLIDQINLLDTQIKKTKSTIDKNFKNYEGSNILSSIPAVGTTIGGVLLSELSNDTLEFTDYRAFQSYAGTSPVTKQSGKTMRKVTMRYACNKNLRHALYWLAFNSITRVDWARQFYDKQRSKGKKNSIALRSLSNKWAKIIFSMWKHQTPYSPDFFETNQKKKNLLTGFA, from the coding sequence ATGGAAACCATATACATCGGAATCGACTGGAGTAGAGATTTTGTAGATCTAGCCATCATCAACGGAGATGGAAATCTGTTACTTGGAGATAAAATTTTAATCACCAAAGATGGATTCAAAAAGTTAGATTCAATTATAGATCGGTTTCAGAATCAGTTTCGAATCGTTGCAGGTATAGAAAGCTGTGAGCATATTCTTGCTGGATATCTACGTAAAAAACAAATTCCTCTTCACGAAGTGAATCCTCGTAAGTTACATAGATTCAAAGAAATCTATTCGTTAACGGGGCAAAAGGATGATCGTTATGATGCCAAAATGATCGCAATCTATGTTCTAAAAAACATCAACACCTCTCAGAATAAAAAAATTAGAAATGAAGAATCTTCCAGGTTGATGAAGCTAAACAGCAACCTAGATATTCTAAAGAAAGATCGTGCTCGGTTAGTGAATCGTTTAAAAAACAATCTACAATCATATTTCCCTTATTTTTCAAGGTGTTTTAGAGATATTACAAAACCAGTATTAAGTGCACTCAAGATCATCCAATCACCTGAGAAATTAGAGACTTTAACCCTGGAGGATTTTTTAAAGGAAACTAATGACATCCAATGGAGCGATAAAAGAAAAACTTCTCTGTTTGAAAAACTATGTAAAGAATCTCCGGATTATATTTCTCCCATACAAAATGAATGCATTCAATACACTGAATCGTTGATTGACCAAATCAATTTACTCGATACCCAAATAAAGAAAACAAAAAGCACGATCGATAAAAATTTTAAGAACTATGAAGGAAGCAATATCCTGAGTTCCATTCCAGCTGTTGGGACTACAATTGGAGGCGTCTTATTATCCGAGTTATCGAATGATACATTGGAATTTACTGACTATCGGGCATTTCAATCGTATGCAGGAACATCACCTGTCACAAAACAAAGCGGGAAAACTATGAGGAAAGTCACCATGCGGTATGCATGTAATAAAAATTTACGCCATGCTTTGTATTGGTTGGCATTCAATTCAATTACCAGAGTCGATTGGGCCCGTCAATTTTATGACAAGCAGAGATCAAAAGGCAAAAAGAATTCCATAGCTCTTCGCTCTCTATCTAACAAGTGGGCAAAAATAATCTTTTCTATGTGGAAACACCAAACCCCCTATTCACCAGATTTTTTTGAGACCAACCAAAAGAAGAAAAATCTCTTGACTGGTTTTGCATAG
- a CDS encoding beta-propeller fold lactonase family protein, which produces MQTFSPNEIRRTGFSQILRCLYLFGCFFSFNACLLNPIVQNLLLPEKDPSTNSLSGLFGLLANFNSAVELNRTWAGVRKGDSIQLEAQYYMYGSRADSTFQWSSSNNSVATVDANGLVQSIGNGKVWITATAADGKASASSDITVYTGYVYTSLNLISYVGHLTMAVNTGILSSNATTFAGNSTDPNGIVTDPAGKYLYTGDFGTATISQFIINQSTGGLTFNTPATVAAGTNPRNLVITSDGKYLYLASEGTQAIRAYRINTDGTLTFINSYSTVIGHTQIQISRNGNFIFYLSPTLTEVISYRINNTDGTLTLAGISPTFPNNGSGHVSTHPNGNYIYVGSYPALMIFGLDSETGSLSFVNSVFHGMSINSTAIHPSGLFYYLIHINEGIIACYTVDRKTGKISYSSSVTGYSGNSLRFMVIDPTGRYAYVADNNTSDLFQFSINQITGELTSMGTVNPGGAQWNLTFL; this is translated from the coding sequence ATGCAAACATTCTCACCAAATGAAATTAGAAGAACAGGTTTCTCGCAAATTCTGCGATGTTTATATTTGTTTGGTTGTTTCTTTTCTTTTAACGCCTGCCTGCTCAATCCCATCGTTCAAAACCTCCTTTTACCTGAAAAAGATCCTTCCACCAATTCCTTGTCCGGTCTTTTCGGCTTACTTGCCAATTTCAATTCTGCTGTAGAGCTAAATCGCACTTGGGCTGGTGTTCGTAAAGGCGATAGTATACAACTTGAAGCTCAGTACTATATGTACGGTTCAAGGGCAGATTCTACTTTCCAGTGGTCTAGTAGCAACAATTCTGTGGCTACAGTCGATGCCAATGGTTTGGTCCAGAGTATTGGCAATGGAAAGGTTTGGATCACTGCTACCGCAGCCGATGGGAAGGCCAGCGCAAGCTCTGATATCACTGTATATACGGGTTATGTGTATACCAGCTTGAACCTTATTAGTTATGTTGGCCATTTGACAATGGCTGTAAATACTGGGATCTTATCTTCCAATGCAACTACTTTTGCGGGGAATTCGACTGATCCAAATGGGATTGTTACGGATCCTGCTGGAAAATACTTATATACGGGAGATTTTGGTACTGCGACAATATCCCAGTTTATAATCAACCAGTCTACAGGAGGTTTGACTTTCAACACTCCTGCTACTGTGGCAGCCGGAACAAACCCAAGAAATTTAGTCATCACTTCCGACGGAAAATATTTGTATTTGGCTTCTGAAGGAACTCAGGCCATTCGTGCATATCGAATTAATACTGATGGAACACTTACCTTTATCAATTCATACTCCACAGTCATCGGACACACGCAAATTCAAATTTCAAGAAATGGAAATTTTATATTTTATTTAAGTCCTACACTAACAGAAGTAATTTCTTACAGAATCAATAACACTGATGGAACACTAACACTAGCAGGAATTAGTCCTACATTTCCGAATAATGGCTCTGGTCATGTTTCTACCCATCCCAATGGCAATTATATATATGTCGGATCCTATCCAGCATTAATGATATTTGGATTGGATTCGGAGACTGGATCTTTGAGTTTTGTGAATTCTGTTTTTCATGGTATGAGTATCAATAGTACGGCCATACATCCAAGTGGACTTTTTTATTATTTGATTCATATAAATGAAGGTATTATCGCTTGTTATACGGTAGATCGTAAAACAGGAAAAATCTCATACTCATCTAGTGTGACGGGATATTCAGGAAATAGTTTGCGCTTTATGGTAATTGATCCTACAGGAAGATATGCCTATGTTGCTGATAATAATACCTCAGATTTATTTCAATTTAGCATCAACCAAATCACCGGTGAGCTCACTTCCATGGGGACAGTGAATCCTGGTGGGGCACAATGGAATTTAACGTTTCTATAA
- a CDS encoding MBL fold metallo-hydrolase, which translates to MKKIQTIYSDNDHKWSVIARDPAKPNWLIDTNEYLIESDGMGLLTDPGGSEIFPEVFSALVEVFPASQIKNIFASHQDPDIVSSISLWLEVNPSIRCYVSWLWTGFLPHFGGNAETYIPMPDEGMEIIHQNIKLRSIPAHFLHSAGNLNLWDPKAKILFSGDVGAALLPVDETDLIVKDFDKHIRFMEKFHKRWMASEQAKLAWCERISNLKPDMLCPQHGSVFQGPDVERFIQWFSELKIGMDALELPKT; encoded by the coding sequence ATGAAAAAAATTCAAACTATATATTCGGATAATGATCACAAATGGTCAGTGATTGCAAGAGATCCAGCTAAACCCAATTGGCTCATCGATACAAATGAATACTTGATTGAGTCAGATGGAATGGGGCTACTCACAGATCCGGGGGGAAGCGAAATTTTCCCTGAAGTGTTTTCGGCCCTGGTAGAAGTGTTTCCTGCTTCGCAAATTAAAAATATTTTTGCCTCCCACCAAGATCCTGATATTGTTTCCTCTATTTCTTTATGGTTGGAAGTTAATCCATCAATTCGTTGTTATGTGAGTTGGCTTTGGACAGGTTTTTTACCTCACTTTGGAGGAAATGCAGAAACTTACATTCCTATGCCCGATGAAGGAATGGAAATCATTCACCAAAACATTAAACTTAGGTCCATCCCCGCCCATTTTTTACATAGTGCGGGAAACTTAAATCTTTGGGATCCAAAAGCAAAAATATTATTCAGCGGTGATGTGGGTGCCGCCTTACTTCCTGTCGATGAAACCGATTTGATAGTAAAAGATTTTGATAAACACATTCGTTTTATGGAAAAATTTCACAAACGATGGATGGCTTCGGAACAGGCAAAACTCGCTTGGTGTGAACGAATTTCTAACCTCAAACCAGATATGCTTTGTCCACAACATGGCTCTGTATTTCAAGGTCCTGATGTAGAAAGGTTCATCCAATGGTTTTCTGAATTAAAGATTGGGATGGATGCTTTGGAGTTGCCCAAAACTTAA
- a CDS encoding DUF2200 domain-containing protein, which produces MEPTAEHNQKMAQMTFASVYPLYLTKIEKKGRTKKELNQVIEWLTSFDDKKIKELIEKKVTFQTFFEKAKLNKNADLIKGMICGYRIEEIQNPITRQVRYLDKLVDELAKGKAIEKILRNG; this is translated from the coding sequence ATGGAACCAACCGCCGAACATAATCAAAAAATGGCTCAGATGACTTTTGCCTCCGTTTATCCTTTGTATTTAACTAAAATAGAAAAGAAAGGTAGAACTAAAAAAGAACTTAACCAAGTAATTGAATGGTTAACCTCATTTGATGATAAGAAGATAAAAGAATTAATTGAGAAGAAAGTAACTTTCCAAACATTCTTTGAGAAAGCCAAATTAAATAAAAATGCAGACCTCATCAAAGGAATGATTTGCGGGTATCGTATCGAGGAAATTCAAAATCCGATCACTAGGCAAGTCCGATACTTGGACAAACTTGTGGATGAATTAGCAAAAGGAAAAGCGATAGAGAAGATTTTGCGGAATGGATAG
- a CDS encoding inorganic phosphate transporter — translation MDFSIFYFVLVLMIFLAIFDLIVGVANDAVNFTNSAVGSRVASKKIILIIAAVGVLLGAVSSSGMMEVARKGIFKPELFTLGALVYIFLSVMITDVLLLDFYNTFGLPTSTTVSLVFELLGASLVMAYLTKPVGVDAFSYINSESAIKIISGIFMSVMIAFVVGIVVQSLLRIIFSFQIEKTIGIFGGPFASFSSSVLIFFIIISALKGSNLIDKELVVFIETNLLLLFSIVFLALLVFFQILIWFQINVFKIIILFGTFSLAMAFASNDLVNFVGVPLASINVVQLIFESGNPMDLGVALSGKVQTPQVFLLISAVIMIATLIFSKKASSVTKTEISLASEKTEIELFSSNQVSRRIVKIFLEVWSFSKTYTPSFFTSFLKSRYTKVTGQNKKTESFDLLRASVNVTASSLLILTGTLYKLPLSTTFVTFMVAMGTSLADRAWVRYNAVNRVSGVLTVIGGWFLTAMVTTILSGLIAFSFYSFGFYAFIFLLPITFFLFVSFNKIHELRVKLSDEFSLPLDYINSNPKLAIRYIFEHLMENIQDTETILSSIIKSLTTGKKSHQKGSGNQLERLSYLYGAYMVGIAEVDSSDFDQAEIIQSYNLESSIHNFRKLINNTLSIRKNVLYKIDFQFSALNAEEKEDLKEIKNFIQSIFEEIHSLVKKRKRNDSKIKGFRKEFSVLKFKTHRKQIKRLKAKTAQMAGLVPFLTIVEELFDFSHHLIELYNNVDRILPLMEEN, via the coding sequence ATGGATTTTAGTATTTTTTATTTTGTATTAGTATTAATGATTTTTTTGGCAATCTTCGATTTGATCGTAGGAGTTGCCAATGACGCAGTCAATTTTACAAATTCGGCTGTCGGCTCCAGAGTAGCTTCTAAAAAAATCATCCTCATCATTGCGGCAGTTGGCGTACTTTTGGGTGCGGTCAGTTCGAGCGGAATGATGGAAGTCGCAAGAAAAGGAATCTTTAAACCTGAGTTATTCACTCTCGGTGCACTTGTTTACATCTTTCTGTCGGTAATGATCACGGATGTTTTATTATTAGACTTTTATAATACCTTTGGTTTGCCCACTTCCACGACTGTATCATTGGTTTTCGAACTATTGGGAGCATCACTCGTGATGGCTTACTTAACGAAGCCAGTAGGAGTGGATGCATTTTCTTATATAAATTCAGAGAGTGCCATCAAAATTATTTCAGGCATTTTTATGAGTGTAATGATTGCTTTTGTGGTTGGTATCGTTGTACAATCGCTCTTGCGTATTATATTTTCATTTCAAATTGAGAAAACTATCGGTATTTTTGGTGGTCCATTTGCTTCATTTAGTTCCTCAGTTCTTATTTTTTTTATCATCATATCAGCGTTAAAGGGTTCTAATCTAATCGATAAAGAATTGGTAGTTTTTATCGAAACAAATTTATTGTTACTTTTTTCTATAGTATTTTTGGCACTTTTGGTGTTCTTTCAAATATTGATTTGGTTTCAAATCAACGTTTTCAAAATTATAATCTTGTTTGGAACCTTTTCCCTGGCGATGGCATTTGCGAGCAATGATTTAGTCAATTTTGTTGGTGTTCCCTTAGCAAGTATCAATGTCGTGCAATTAATCTTCGAATCCGGCAATCCGATGGACTTAGGTGTGGCATTGAGTGGTAAAGTACAAACCCCACAAGTTTTTCTTTTGATCTCAGCGGTAATCATGATTGCGACTCTGATATTCTCAAAAAAAGCCTCTTCAGTGACCAAAACTGAAATTTCACTCGCCAGCGAAAAAACAGAAATAGAATTATTTTCCTCTAATCAAGTATCTCGACGAATTGTTAAAATATTCTTAGAAGTGTGGAGCTTTTCTAAAACCTACACACCCAGTTTTTTTACTTCATTTTTAAAATCAAGATACACAAAAGTGACAGGTCAAAATAAGAAAACAGAATCTTTTGACTTACTTCGTGCTAGTGTAAATGTAACGGCTTCCAGTTTATTAATTCTAACAGGAACACTCTACAAATTACCACTTTCAACTACATTCGTTACATTTATGGTCGCAATGGGTACTTCCCTTGCCGATAGAGCTTGGGTTCGTTACAATGCTGTCAATCGTGTGAGTGGTGTTCTCACTGTGATCGGAGGTTGGTTTTTAACTGCAATGGTTACAACTATTTTAAGTGGTTTGATCGCATTTTCTTTTTATTCTTTTGGTTTTTATGCATTCATTTTTTTATTACCGATAACCTTCTTCCTGTTTGTTTCCTTCAATAAAATTCACGAACTACGTGTTAAACTAAGCGATGAATTTAGTTTGCCTTTGGACTATATCAATTCAAATCCTAAATTAGCAATTCGTTATATTTTTGAACATCTAATGGAGAATATACAAGATACAGAAACAATTTTGAGTTCGATTATCAAATCATTAACAACTGGAAAAAAATCACATCAAAAAGGTTCTGGTAATCAACTGGAGCGACTTAGTTATCTGTATGGCGCTTACATGGTTGGAATTGCCGAAGTTGACAGTAGTGATTTTGACCAAGCAGAAATTATCCAATCTTACAACTTAGAAAGTTCCATTCACAACTTCAGAAAACTAATCAACAATACTCTTTCCATTCGTAAAAATGTTTTATACAAGATAGACTTTCAATTTTCTGCTTTAAACGCGGAAGAAAAGGAAGATTTAAAAGAGATTAAAAACTTTATCCAATCTATTTTCGAAGAAATTCATTCACTAGTCAAAAAAAGAAAACGAAATGATTCCAAAATAAAAGGTTTCAGAAAGGAATTTTCAGTCCTTAAATTTAAAACTCATAGAAAACAAATCAAAAGATTAAAAGCAAAAACAGCGCAAATGGCCGGTCTTGTTCCCTTTTTAACCATTGTGGAAGAACTTTTTGACTTTAGTCATCACCTAATTGAATTATATAACAACGTGGATCGTATATTGCCTTTAATGGAGGAGAACTAA
- a CDS encoding helix-turn-helix domain-containing protein, with amino-acid sequence MVLRTVKYLSFQLNVSPNYLSDLLRVSTGQNTKQHIHTWVIEKAKLTTTSLSVNEIAIQLGFEYPQYFSRLFKTKTTLTPKEFRNSFN; translated from the coding sequence ATGGTGTTGCGGACAGTTAAGTATCTTTCTTTCCAACTGAATGTCTCGCCCAACTATTTAAGTGATCTCTTGAGGGTGAGCACAGGCCAAAACACCAAACAACACATTCATACGTGGGTCATAGAAAAAGCGAAATTGACCACTACTTCATTGTCTGTGAATGAAATCGCAATTCAACTGGGATTTGAATACCCACAATATTTCAGTAGGCTTTTCAAAACAAAAACAACGCTCACTCCGAAAGAATTCAGAAATTCATTCAATTGA
- a CDS encoding DUF1554 domain-containing protein: MFVTATTYNANLGGITGADNKCASDANKPSPGTYKALLVDDVNRRACTSVNCTSGGVTEHIDWVLAPNSSYVQSTSTSTIIFISDPNGVLNNNLTNLISVAAAAIWTGIKNNPSWDWQTDTTHTCSSWVDSVSASCGTYGVTSWTDSRSIAITSAFSNGGTLNNLLCVEQ; encoded by the coding sequence ATGTTCGTTACGGCAACGACTTATAATGCTAATTTGGGAGGGATTACCGGTGCAGATAACAAATGTGCATCAGATGCCAATAAACCTTCCCCTGGCACTTATAAGGCACTACTTGTGGATGATGTCAATCGCAGAGCTTGTACAAGTGTTAACTGTACTTCTGGCGGAGTTACGGAACACATCGACTGGGTATTGGCACCAAATTCGAGTTATGTGCAATCGACAAGTACATCCACCATTATTTTCATATCCGATCCCAATGGAGTATTAAACAATAACTTAACGAATCTAATTTCTGTCGCGGCGGCGGCAATTTGGACAGGTATCAAAAACAATCCATCTTGGGATTGGCAAACCGATACAACACATACATGTTCGTCTTGGGTGGATAGTGTCTCAGCAAGCTGCGGAACCTATGGGGTTACCTCTTGGACTGATAGCCGCTCGATTGCGATCACATCCGCATTCAGTAACGGAGGTACTCTAAACAATTTACTCTGCGTGGAACAGTAG